From Candidatus Edwardsbacteria bacterium, the proteins below share one genomic window:
- a CDS encoding M6 family metalloprotease domain-containing protein, whose amino-acid sequence MGKSSIVRLLLVVAVLSSTVGILYAMPPYQGIKEPEALKAMRLKGMDSPQRGLERELSIKTKDAKISGSRKYPVVMGYFTNLAAINTQAEFQGMLFNTGTNNKSVNNYYRDMSYNAMSCSGVVDNWRNSDNTVAYYSVNDGLNGGTTGNTYEFIIKVLAHADSFVNFADSSYDLNEDGYVDVLWVTHAGKGAEEGAAAIWSHSFYLSGFGSGATYYTTGDISPFTGNPVRINDYIINPERTNYADGNNTTTEMIGAGVYCHEFGHAIGLPDLYDTDDSGPGIGRWSVMAGGSWGANGNTGARPAALDVWCRRFLGWASPNLVTNDNLYTVNSIMATASGSSYKLAKLGADTTKQFWLIENRYKNAMGPVSSVRWDSLLYGQGLAIFHIDSTYTTTTYLNANTVNASNTRPYGVAMEETDQTTAGYSSELYNGSNSGDAADVWNSGTQSSFDSVGTAYPVTYLNGATSTTGGAHTMTAIRAIPAASAAIACSMFVGVPTGVEGEPAAVSAPSIFALHNAWPNPARGQVNFKYQLPKAAKVDIKVYNVLGQMVKTFDRGVQDPGYYSLKWSDANVAEGVYFIRLQAGNYQATRKFVVLQ is encoded by the coding sequence ATGGGTAAAAGCTCAATAGTGCGATTACTTTTGGTCGTGGCGGTATTATCGTCAACGGTCGGCATTTTGTATGCCATGCCGCCCTATCAGGGGATCAAAGAGCCCGAGGCTCTGAAGGCCATGCGTTTGAAAGGCATGGACAGCCCCCAGCGCGGCCTGGAAAGGGAACTGAGCATCAAAACCAAAGATGCCAAGATCTCCGGAAGCCGCAAGTATCCGGTTGTCATGGGCTATTTCACCAACCTGGCGGCCATCAATACCCAGGCCGAATTCCAGGGCATGCTTTTCAACACCGGGACCAACAACAAATCGGTCAACAACTACTACCGCGACATGTCCTACAATGCCATGAGCTGTTCTGGCGTGGTTGACAACTGGCGCAACAGCGACAATACGGTTGCTTATTATTCTGTAAACGACGGCCTGAATGGTGGCACCACGGGCAACACTTACGAGTTTATAATTAAAGTCCTGGCCCATGCCGATTCATTCGTGAACTTTGCAGACTCAAGCTACGACCTGAACGAAGACGGCTATGTTGATGTGCTGTGGGTGACCCATGCCGGCAAAGGGGCCGAAGAAGGCGCCGCCGCCATCTGGTCCCACAGCTTTTACCTGTCAGGCTTTGGCAGCGGAGCTACTTATTACACCACCGGAGACATCAGCCCCTTTACCGGCAACCCGGTCCGCATCAACGACTATATCATCAATCCTGAACGCACCAACTATGCCGATGGGAATAACACCACTACCGAAATGATAGGCGCCGGAGTTTATTGCCACGAGTTCGGGCATGCAATAGGCCTGCCGGATCTTTATGATACTGACGATAGCGGACCAGGAATAGGCAGATGGTCAGTGATGGCCGGCGGTTCCTGGGGTGCCAACGGAAACACCGGGGCACGTCCGGCCGCCCTGGATGTGTGGTGCCGCAGATTCCTGGGCTGGGCCAGCCCCAATCTGGTCACAAACGATAATTTGTACACTGTGAACAGCATTATGGCCACAGCCTCTGGCAGCAGCTACAAGCTGGCCAAACTGGGCGCCGATACCACCAAGCAGTTCTGGCTGATAGAGAACCGCTATAAAAATGCCATGGGCCCGGTGAGCTCAGTCAGATGGGATTCCCTGCTGTACGGGCAGGGCTTGGCCATCTTCCACATTGACAGCACATACACGACCACCACATATTTAAATGCCAACACCGTCAACGCTTCAAACACACGGCCCTATGGCGTGGCAATGGAGGAAACAGACCAGACCACAGCCGGTTATTCTTCTGAACTTTATAACGGGTCCAATAGCGGCGATGCTGCCGATGTATGGAACAGCGGCACTCAAAGCAGTTTCGACAGCGTGGGTACGGCCTATCCGGTCACCTATCTCAACGGCGCCACATCCACCACCGGCGGGGCCCATACTATGACAGCCATCCGGGCCATCCCGGCCGCCTCTGCCGCCATAGCCTGCAGCATGTTCGTAGGCGTGCCCACCGGAGTGGAAGGAGAGCCGGCGGCAGTGTCAGCTCCTTCTATTTTCGCCCTGCATAACGCCTGGCCCAACCCGGCCCGGGGGCAGGTCAACTTCAAGTACCAACTGCCCAAGGCGGCCAAGGTGGACATCAAGGTCTATAATGTGCTGGGCCAGATGGTCAAGACCTTCGACCGGGGCGTGCAGGATCCGGGATATTACTCTCTCAAATGGAGCGACGCCAATGTGGCCGAGGGGGTATATTTCATCAGGCTTCAGGCCGGCAATTATCAGGCCACCAGGAAATTCGTGGTGTTGCAGTAG
- a CDS encoding replication-associated recombination protein A: MTDQTEIFPDRSAEAKSVPLADRMRPRTLNDVVGQEHLIGSGRVLRKILESGEVPSLIFWGPPGSGKTTLARIIASSVKANFLEFSAVISGIKEIKDVIKQAEAKRSHHGQRTILFVDEIHRFNKAQQDAFLPYVERGTIVLIGATTENPSFEVISALLSRSKVLILKGLGEEDIKGILDRALTDEKGLAEFHPAAEDKALEFIAQSSYGDARTALNALELAVSTVKPGADGKRLITLAEAEEAMQRKALLYDKAGEEHYNLISALHKSLRDSDPDGSLYWLARMLASGEDPLYVARRMIRFATEDIGNADPNALLIANQAKEAYHFLGSPEGELALAQAVIYMALAPKSNAVYKAYGEVMREIDRSGSLPVPMVIRNAVTKLMKEVGYGAGYRYAHDEPDARIDQQHLPDEIKDKKFYFPTERGWEGKKKKDNNSK, translated from the coding sequence ATGACCGACCAGACCGAAATATTTCCCGATAGATCAGCCGAGGCAAAATCTGTCCCCCTGGCCGACCGGATGCGTCCCCGCACCCTGAATGATGTGGTAGGCCAGGAACACCTCATTGGCTCGGGCCGGGTGCTGCGAAAGATCTTGGAGTCCGGCGAGGTGCCATCGCTGATCTTCTGGGGCCCGCCCGGCTCCGGCAAGACCACCCTGGCCCGGATCATCGCTTCTTCTGTCAAGGCTAATTTCCTGGAATTCTCAGCGGTCATCTCCGGCATCAAGGAGATCAAGGATGTAATCAAGCAGGCCGAGGCCAAGCGCAGCCACCATGGCCAGCGCACCATCCTTTTTGTGGACGAGATCCACCGTTTCAACAAGGCCCAGCAGGATGCCTTTTTGCCCTACGTGGAGCGCGGCACCATCGTGCTGATAGGGGCCACCACCGAGAACCCGTCTTTCGAGGTGATCTCGGCTCTGCTGTCCCGCAGCAAGGTGCTGATATTAAAAGGCCTGGGCGAGGAGGATATCAAGGGCATTCTGGATCGGGCCCTGACCGATGAAAAGGGGCTGGCTGAGTTCCATCCGGCGGCCGAGGACAAAGCCCTGGAGTTCATAGCCCAGTCCTCCTACGGCGATGCCCGCACCGCCCTCAACGCGCTGGAGCTGGCAGTCAGCACCGTCAAGCCGGGGGCGGACGGAAAGAGGCTGATAACCCTGGCCGAAGCCGAGGAGGCCATGCAGAGAAAAGCCCTGCTGTATGACAAGGCCGGCGAGGAGCATTACAACCTGATCTCGGCCCTGCACAAATCATTGCGTGACTCCGATCCCGACGGCTCATTATACTGGCTGGCCCGGATGCTGGCCTCCGGGGAGGATCCCTTATACGTTGCCCGGCGGATGATACGCTTCGCCACCGAGGATATCGGCAACGCCGATCCCAACGCTCTGCTGATCGCCAACCAGGCCAAGGAGGCCTATCATTTTCTGGGCTCGCCGGAGGGCGAGTTGGCCCTGGCCCAGGCGGTGATCTACATGGCCCTGGCTCCCAAGAGCAATGCGGTCTACAAGGCCTATGGCGAGGTGATGCGGGAGATAGACCGCTCCGGCTCCCTGCCGGTGCCGATGGTGATCCGCAACGCCGTCACCAAGCTGATGAAGGAGGTGGGCTACGGGGCCGGCTATCGCTACGCCCACGACGAGCCGGACGCCAGGATAGACCAGCAGCATCTGCCGGACGAGATCAAGGACAAGAAGTTCTATTTTCCCACCGAGCGGGGCTGGGAGGGGAAGAAAAAGAAGGATAACAATAGTAAATAA